Within the Telopea speciosissima isolate NSW1024214 ecotype Mountain lineage chromosome 4, Tspe_v1, whole genome shotgun sequence genome, the region tttctctctcttcagcGTCTTGGAGTGCTCTTGCAAAGGCCTCATCACTGTCGAATTCATTACCCTGATCATCATCATCCGCTGCATCAGCATGAGGGTGCACATCAAATGCATCTTCTTCAGCATCAGTCCCAGCATTTTCATCCTCGTTCAGATCATCAACCTCATCTTCATCCGCATAGCTACCAGCATCCGAACTTCCATAATCACTTACTTCACCGTTCATTCTCAACATCATATACGCCCTTTCCTGTCACATAAACCATCCGCAATCAATTAAAGAACCAAATTTTTCTCTGTCCTCACTCCTCCAGGACATTGGCATGTTTCAAAGAGCAACCAACAACAAAAAAGATCACTGATTAAACAAGCAATTCTTGTCCAATTGTAGGAAGAACACAAGGAcgaaaaggggaagaaaatataTGAGATCTTTAACCAAGGAGAGAAAGAATTCGaaggaaataaataaagaacagATACAGAATTATGAAGGAACCTGTTCTTGTAAAGTCCTTGCGAGGGCAAGGTCTGCATCGACTTGGCTGAGGTTCGTGAATGGCGTCCTCGAAGCCTGCGGAGGCGCAGGCAAATTAGTTCCGGTTCCGACATCGGCTTCGGCTTCGACTGCCACCGCAGAACTAGGGTTTTCGTCGTTAGTTTTTGCGTTGCCGCAAGCTTCCTTGGCATCCTCCATAAAATCAGTGGTGAGTGAGAACGAGGAACTCCAGAAGTTAACAGGTAAATCCCAAAACTGAAGGAAAAAGATGGGCCCACAGGATTCAAATTGAGAGAATGGGGTGGTTCAGTAGTATCAGAAATTATTCAAgaacatgaaaagaaagaatagagaGAACGGGGAGATCGAATGGCGAGCGCGATGAGAGAAAAAACACTAAATTCATATGAGCAGTAGGGTCTGtactcattttctttttttttttgatgaaaaaaaagTAGGGTCTGTAATCTGTATACGATTAGGTTAAAGCAATTGTTTTTGCGGAAAAAATTCAAACATTTGGTGAGACGGTGGTGTGTGGCGAACGGCGGGATTCGGATCCAACGAAGTTACATTGATTTATATGATTACATTATCGCCATAGATACCTATCCAACTGTTGATAGCTCGCAGCCGCTCTACTAGTCGTTTAAAATTAAATCAATGCGTAGATTCTGGAAAGGATAATTTGAGTCATTTGACAAGCAAACTAGGTAGGGAGTGGAAAGGGCGATTATGGGCTAACATCTTTATATTTGGCCCACAAGGGTATCTTTAGTACTAATATGGCCCATTGTTGAATTTTAAGGGAAAAGCCAAAAATGTTCTCTAATCCGCTGGGGCAGGATACACTAGCaatgtctatctctttcttcctcgCATGAAATGGCTTCGTTGCCCATCATGTATGGTACATTAGTATCtctttgtctatctctctctttctcacatgaaatgaccacaTTACCCTATAACATAGGCATTTTATTGCATCTAATCGGTGCTCTCCCTATGtcgcttgcttagagaaccctctcccattttttacatATCTTATGGTGAAGGCAAAGAATCAATGAGTGTAGAACATCCACTTTGTTAGACAAACAACATGGGCATTGCCATTTACCTACTTGGAACCGTGGAAGGTCTATGTGGTTAATCTTAATCATTGGTTTAATATATTTTCGTCTTGGTTGGAAACATTCCAATATTTTCATTGTCCAACTCAGCCAAATGGCTCACTGTGTATCAGACTTTTCTCATGTATTTTGAATCCTTGACCTTTTCTGTTTTTGTGTGCGAGTGTGTGATTAGAGTGTTGAACCATTGACCTCTTAATTATTAGGTGTTGGTCCTTGTTTGAGCTATCCCCTTGGACTATCATTGAACTATTATGCTTATTCTTCATGTATGAGGGTGTCAATCGGGTGGTTCAGTTTTTATGATTTCGGTGTGAGTTTCAAGGAAATCGAAGCCAAACCCATAAGGactttttggtttcggtttgggtTGGGTTCGATTTGTGTTATCGGGTTCAATATGGTTTGATTCGGTTTGAAAACCATATATGGATTGGTTTTTTGTAGGGATTAGGCAGGGTTCCTAAGGTTTGGCAATCGGGTTCCTAAGGTTTTGACTCcagttgatttttttattttatttattgggggggggggacctgAGGCTGAAATTTCAGCACCAAATTAATATGGGAGAGGTTCCCTATGCTACACGAGTATAGTTTGAAACGAATGAGAGAACCTCTTTTGGAATCCAACAAtaggggaggggcatttatgagttatgacatAACACCtctcacatgaacagtgatatgtgaAGGGGTGTACAATCTTATTTTTGAACTAGCGTTGTGCACAACTTTTACCCACCAAATTCTACCAAGTAATGTTTATAACTTGGTCCTATTGTCTGCCCAAGCACAACGAGCACTCTACCACTAGTCTCAGTtgtaaattattcaattcaattcCTCACTCCCCAAACAACTGCTAACTCGGTTGGTTGTTGGCTTGCAAGTTGAGtgcatgccccccccccccctcgagGAGGTCAAGAGATCGATTCTCTTGGATTGCATATTGTACCAAAAAAAGGCACCCCCCACCCGGTAGTTGTAGATTGTTGgtttgtcttagccttccccctTATCTTGTAGTTAGTCTAtggaccaaaaaataaataaaatcaactCCTCACTGTCAATGTCCTTATGATCCATTATTAGTCACTTTGTTATATGATTGTTATCAATTAATATGAAGTTAAATAGAGTGTTTTGGTTCAaacaaaattgtcattttacaaaggtgttggatttgggtaaAACTTTACATAATTgttcaaaatatttaaataagaGGGTCTTGCCTCTATATGGAACAATCTGAGTGCAAAAAGTACGATAGGGGTAAAGTTGTAATTTGTGTCATTCGATCACCATCGAAGTGAGATGGACTTGGATCATCTTTGCCAAGATGATCTCCCAAGGTGTCAACATGTAGTGTCTCACTCTAGAGTGTGCGCATCAATACACATTGGTGCTAAATAATAATAAGGCAAGAGAtgtctacttggtggtgtttcttacgtcctctcatagggcaccgtgagatgacgcttctgccccctaggtagataccttggcgtgctcacccattagAGAACGTAgcaaacaccaccaagtagagatctttttcccataataataataataataataatagggagaaagaacgtaaCCAGCATGGGGGCCAATAAGAACACACACAAGGACATCAACAcatatgagatttttttattttagaaaagGGTTGGACAGTAATTTTGTGTGCTCCTATGTTTGGATGCAGGAATCATGAGACcaagcaacgttctttttccttaaaatttCCTCCAATAATTTTAAGGGTAAGTGAACgatacttggttgcatggttgCGTATGATGCACAACTCCTGCGCCTTGACATAGGATTTTGCAAAATTATCGCTGTGCCCTCAAAGATTTCGATCTTTCTATGGGATGCGACGATCATTTCAGGTAGCCCTTTGTTATGGGGCAGGAACTCCACACCATACGTGAcctagtagttttcttttcccataaTTATAGTTAGTGGAAGatttttctgtctgggagtgcgACTCCATGCCAGCATGGGAGCACGCACGTGAAAAGCATCAACAGGGTAGCATTTCCGTTTTTTATGGGGGCGACGACGTCATTTTGTAAGGGCATGTGTGTGGGGGCAGGACTCAGGAGCAGTGTCCTTTTTCCCAATTAATTATACTGCCGAGCGCCACCCTTGTGTATTCCGCGAGTCCGACTGTACGGAGATTATCTGGTGCCCTAATCTTGCAGTTGCAGAGGTGATGGATCAGTGGAAGCCGGAGGGTTTCTGTCAATCTATTCAAACAGATATCACCGTCAGCGATTTACAACATTCCTCTCTAGATCTTTGTATGCCCTCTAATGGATTGCATAACTCGCAGCCCGATTCAAGGTTcgtcctttttctctttccgaAAATCCCCCCTCCCACCTTCCCCTCATTGTAATTTAATGTTTGAGCCCTTTATGTCTCATTGCATTTTTGCCTCATACTTGGAATTTCGGTTTTACAAGTATCTCAAGATGCGTGTCTCGATCCTTGGCCTTAAAAAATTAACCTGACATCCCTCGGCTTTAATCTCACCATCTAGTTCAAGCAGGGAATTGAAGTTGCCATTAATTTATTAAGCTTAAGTAATTGTCTTCGGACTCAATTTCTGGTGGAAACTCTATAGAATAAGGACTAGGTTCCAAGGACCTGTTCTGTGATCAGTGACGATTTGGTACAATTGCTCTGAGAGATTTGGAGCTGTTAGGTCCACTATATGACTAGAGTTAAGAATCCTGAAGCCCACTTCCTAGCTCGAGCAGTGGCAAATATTTTCCCATAAGCCCCACTGGATAATCCACCTGTACCTTGGGGCTTCCACCGGTTTTTTTGATGTTAATACAACCGATTCGGCAatttccctccctccccccccccccaaaaaaaaaagaaaaagaagacaccGAAAAGGGTTTCCCCTGGCGATTCATGTTTAGTTAATAAATGGGCTGGTGGAGACAATGATTTGAATTTTGGAACATTCCGGGTATTACTTTAAACAAACGATGCTAGTGTTACTGTTTGAAATGAAGATGAAGTGATAATGTGAGATCAAGGATTTTATGGGTtttagcatagttgtcaagccgCCTAGGGACACCAGAAAACAAGGCGAGAGAAAggcgcctggacacctaggtgacgccttgacaactatgggtttTAGAGAACATCATAAGCGAAATGACCCAATCTGCTGGTAACATATAGGGAGGAGGTTCAACGTAACTGAGTGTCATTGCCATTTTGAACCTAAATGTGTTTACTGGATGCTTAGGTTATCACTCAGTTACATACTTACACTGCTGGAAGTTGATAGTTACATATATTTGGAACAAGGGTAAATCTATTTGTCAAAAGACCCTTTCCCAAACAGTGATTCcccaaacaaaagcaaaaaataaTGAGAAACTTGGTTTAGTTGTAGAATTATGGATAAATGTTACAATTTACTGCTGCTGGAACAGTTGTGAGATACCCGCAATATAAATATTATTGCTGCTAAAATCAATATGCTTAGTACTTACTATAGTttactttttcttattttacagCCAAAGGGCTGAAGTAGAAGTCAAGAACTCCATTGCTGCAAGGAAAGTTCAGAAGGCAGACCGTGAAAAATTGAGAAGGGATCGGCTAAATGAGCAGTTTCTAGAGTTGGGAAATGCACTGGGTAAAacatttttccattttatttcctttcttgtaTTTCTCTTCACCTAACTAAACATCTTTCCCCAATATGAAAAAAACAACAGAGGAAATTGTTGAATCTGCGAGATACTATGCTTTGTTAATTTGTTATAGCTTGATGAGGAATGTAATCAACTACCTGTAAACTTATTTAAATACCAATTTTGATGGCCTTACCTGACTACATTATTTTAGGGCTATGGGCATGgattagatattttattacatCAAAAGTCCTACATCTGAAGTAGTACAGAAAGACGTAACTGGTTTGAAATGAGGAAAATATAGATAGATcataattatataattatatatatatatatttgggaaTAAACTGTAGTAGATCATTGTATTGATGTTAACCTGTATATTTTCAGATCATTGTATCGATATATGGTTAATTGGCATTATATAAATGTGTTGTTCCTGAAGGTGTTATATTCTGTAGCTTTCATTGGTGGCAAGTTGATGTTATCATATTCCAttaacccctccccccccccccccccctaaaaaaggCTCTTTTTTTAAACTTCCTAGAGCCAACGGCTCTCTTCTCCCCTCCTCTAACGTTTCTTTCCCCATCCCCTTTAAATATGAGAATTGTTTTTTTTGAAAGGCAACTTTTGaatcttattttctatttatgaaCTTCAAGTTCTTTTTGAGAGTTGAGTGAGTCCCCACCCTTGGGTCGAGTGAATCCCCGTCTATTGTGTGACCCTGTTCTCAATAGTAAAatatttcccattttgttcttcaatttctactttctttattatttaaaCTTGGCCTACATTACAAGTTTATATTTTTGCCCAAAGGTGCAATGCTGTAACATCATTATATGAATTTTCTGTTGCTTGAGAGCTTGATAATGAATATACATGACAGTATTGAAGTCATTGTGTTTGTAACAGATTAGAACCCTAGATAACCAGAGctgagaggatgaagaagagatgaagaggggGAACAGGGATTGTTTAGAGACTGATGATGGAACTAAACAGTCCCCCCCCCACCTCACTGCCTTTATTTATATCTCAGATTACAAAGAGGACTCCTAATCATATTAGGATCCATAAACACAGATacaataggaaaatagaaactagactaaTCCTAGTTATAAACCACAATAAGAAAGGTTAGATGGAATCTATATTAGAGCATTAGAATATCCAAATCGAGATTCCTCTGAGGCCTTATATGCTCGATATACTTCAACAATGTTAGATACCCaaatatagaattttttttttggggtaagagATACCCAAATAGAGATTGGCAGCAAAGTTTTTTCATATCAAGGACGTTGATGTCTGTTTACGTACAAATGATTGCACATGTCATTGTTCGAGCCTTCAGGGATTAATTCTAGTTTGTATTCTTCAGTGTACGTTTTGAACCAAGTGTTCGGTATTCTAATTTATAACGAAAATCATGTACAGTGCAAGGATAAGCAATCTCCATGTACAGACATCAATGCCAAAAAGCAAATGCGATTACTTGCAATCCTAGTTTCTGATAGAGCCCAGGTGCATTGAGATGGAAAAGTGCAGCTCGATGCTTGTCTTTAGGCCCTcaaaaatctctctttttctcaggGTCATCAGGAAAGGTAGGTTTTGAGTGTTACTGTCTAGCATTGTGTGTGCATCATAATCTCTGTTTGGGGCAGTAAGACATAATTATGTAGACTTTTTACTCATTCCTTATAAAGAAATATTGAGGATACTATCTCCCCCTAAATTCAGGGCTCTTGATTGGGAAATTTGCAATAAGAATGTAAATGCATCTTGCATTTTCCagaaaaatggaaattttaGTCCCTTCTTCCCCATGTATTTTTGACGTGCATGGCAAATAGGGAGTCTGCAATCATCCTTTACTCATTGTCCCTCTGCAAGGAAGAGGTGGTTCCGTTTCCTTGGGCTCGttggtttgtgttttttttttttccaatgtcacaattttttttttttggtgatggcACCAAACCCTTTCTGGAAAGAAGGAAAGGTCCTATGGAGGTCTGTTTTTTTCCAATGTCACTAATCTTTTTTTGGAGATGGCACCAAACCCTTTCTAGAAAGGAGGATAGGTCCTATGAAGGACTGTTTCGAAGGTTGGTTTCTGGTGCATTTGGAAGGGAACTAGAACAGCAGCATCCTCCCCTTCCCAAAAGCACCAGAACCCAACCTTTGAAAAAGAAGTTGTTTATGTTCTTGGGTCACCAATGACATCATGTTTAAGTTGTGAATATGCATTTTCGATTGGTTCTCCATTTTGCATTATTGGACCATTTTCGATATTCTCTGGAAATCCTGGACTGTTGGCTATTTGGAGCATTCAAGTGCGAATTATGTTAATTGTTTGAGCATTTGCCTGGTTCTGTTGGTGGCAAGGTTCAACGGATCTGGATTTGGATCGGATCATGGATCACTCTCAGATGAGTCAGGGTTGAATTGGCTGATCTGCTGTGTGTTATATATTGCATTGGTCCCATTTAAGCCCTATATGTTATATCAGGTAGGGATTATGCTCACAAAAGATGTCAATTCACCTCCAAAATTCTCTTaggtcagttttttttttttttctttcatgctGGAGTTGTTGATGGGTGAGATGATCATAGGTTGGTTGTTAGTGGTGCAAACTGGTTTTGATCCCAGTACTGGGTTTGATTTCCACAGATTTTACTAACAAAGCATGCTGGCATCTTCCATCAGTAAGGAGAAAAATGCTTTCCCAACAATTTGTAAGGAGCAAATGATGCAGTTAAGGGGGTCCGATCGGGCCAATTGGGCCTTAAAATACTTTATTTTAGCCCAAGGTTAGGTTCTATGGCCCTTGGGCtgttatttttgagtttttattgTAATGGACCTTAAAAATATActttttaaaactgaaaattagaaactacccagcccccccctctcccaccataaaaattagaaattagCTACTGACCTACATGAAAGAtaccctccctccccccccctcctctgAGTGGTTTCCCCTCCCGTAAGTGCCGGCTACCATGGCTGGCCTCCTTGGTATGGTGCAGTCACCACCCAagccccccctctccccctgtTCCCCctacctctccctctccttcccgTCAAGGAATGGCCTGGAGTGCTCTCTTCAGCCAGGCACCAGGGCCTTCTTGCGAAGGTCTTCCCCTGCACTTCGTTGTCCCTTCCTCTATTGGAAGCTCCGAGGTTGCTCTCTATCCATCTAGCCTTCTGGACCATGAAGCGAGCATCTGGCTCAATTCTT harbors:
- the LOC122658466 gene encoding E3 ubiquitin ligase BIG BROTHER-related-like; protein product: MEDAKEACGNAKTNDENPSSAVAVEAEADVGTGTNLPAPPQASRTPFTNLSQVDADLALARTLQEQERAYMMLRMNGEVSDYGSSDAGSYADEDEVDDLNEDENAGTDAEEDAFDVHPHADAADDDDQGNEFDSDEAFARALQDAEEREMAVHLMALAGINDWEAEDTEDHGSNSQDTWEEVDPDELSYEELLALGEVVGTESRGLSAETIASLPSINYKAQSSQDGSTDQCVICRLDYEDGDALTVLSCKHSYHSECINNWLQINKVCPVCSAEVSISGSR